The following proteins are co-located in the Paludibaculum fermentans genome:
- the mddA gene encoding methanethiol S-methyltransferase yields MSRLLIFVYGVGSYLAFLATFLYSVGFIGNFGVPKSMDSAPTADWSTALLINLGLLTVFALQHSVMARPAFKRVLTRIVPQPAERSTYVLASSLALMLLFWQWQPLGGVIWSVESTTGQVLLYGGYAAGWLLVLVTTFVINHFDLFGLRQVWRNLQGQPQGNLRFVTPVLYRMVRHPLYVGWLMVFWFTPAMTLTHLLFAVMTTAYILVAIQLEERDLMRAHPEYAEYRRQVPMLMPRLPQAIQAMPQWETAGAQRRPQ; encoded by the coding sequence ATGAGTCGTTTGCTGATCTTTGTCTACGGCGTGGGGAGTTACCTGGCCTTTCTCGCCACCTTCCTCTACTCCGTTGGCTTCATCGGGAATTTCGGGGTGCCCAAGTCGATGGACTCCGCACCCACGGCCGATTGGTCCACCGCGCTTCTCATCAACCTGGGCTTGCTCACCGTGTTCGCCCTCCAGCACAGTGTGATGGCGCGCCCCGCCTTCAAGCGCGTCCTGACCCGCATCGTCCCCCAGCCCGCCGAACGCAGCACCTATGTCCTGGCCAGCAGCCTGGCCCTGATGCTGTTGTTCTGGCAGTGGCAGCCCCTGGGCGGAGTCATCTGGTCTGTGGAGAGTACGACCGGCCAGGTGCTGCTCTACGGTGGCTATGCCGCCGGCTGGCTGCTCGTCCTCGTCACGACCTTCGTCATCAATCACTTCGACCTGTTCGGCCTGCGCCAGGTCTGGCGGAATCTGCAGGGACAGCCGCAGGGCAACTTGCGCTTCGTCACGCCCGTCCTCTACCGCATGGTCCGCCACCCGCTCTATGTCGGCTGGCTCATGGTCTTCTGGTTCACACCAGCCATGACGCTCACGCATCTCCTGTTCGCCGTCATGACGACCGCCTACATCCTGGTCGCCATCCAACTCGAGGAGCGCGACCTGATGCGGGCACACCCGGAGTACGCCGAGTATCGTAGGCAGGTGCCGATGCTCATGCCGCGCCTGCCCCAGGCCATCCAGGCGATGCCGCAATGGGAGACGGCCGGCGCCCAACGGAGACCCCAATGA
- a CDS encoding YbaN family protein yields the protein MKPGDTRRILYTGLGCLAAALAFVGVVVPGLPSTEFVLAAAYCFARSSPRMESWLLRHRWFGPTLRRFRETGGITRTGKLAALGSMWSAVLVSSAILAAVNRKAALASILMACVGTLTLLFVVRTAPDRA from the coding sequence ATGAAACCGGGGGACACGCGTAGAATCCTCTACACCGGCCTCGGCTGCCTGGCCGCCGCGCTCGCCTTCGTGGGCGTCGTAGTGCCAGGCCTGCCCTCCACGGAGTTCGTGCTGGCGGCCGCCTACTGCTTTGCCCGCAGTTCGCCCCGCATGGAAAGCTGGCTCCTCCGCCATCGCTGGTTCGGCCCCACCCTGCGGCGCTTCCGGGAAACCGGCGGCATCACCCGCACCGGTAAGTTGGCCGCGCTCGGCTCCATGTGGTCGGCGGTCCTCGTCTCCTCCGCCATCCTGGCCGCGGTCAACCGCAAGGCGGCCCTCGCCTCAATCCTGATGGCCTGCGTGGGGACGCTGACACTCCTCTTCGTGGTCCGGACGGCGCCCGACCGCGCCTGA
- a CDS encoding DoxX family protein, protein MNILLWVLQILAALIYGASGIMKVFLFDKVSADVPSFGALPRPAWRLLGILELVCTAGLVLPAVLHWRPELTVGAASILAIESLLFIWVHVRYREVPTIIMSAVLGLLMAFLAYGRLVLKPIL, encoded by the coding sequence ATGAACATCCTGTTGTGGGTCCTCCAGATCCTCGCCGCCCTCATCTACGGAGCCTCGGGCATCATGAAGGTCTTCCTCTTCGACAAGGTCAGTGCGGACGTCCCGTCCTTCGGCGCACTGCCCCGCCCCGCCTGGAGGCTCCTCGGCATCCTGGAACTCGTCTGCACGGCCGGCCTGGTCCTGCCCGCCGTCCTCCACTGGCGGCCGGAACTCACCGTCGGGGCCGCCTCGATCCTGGCGATCGAAAGCCTCCTCTTCATCTGGGTACACGTCCGGTACCGGGAAGTGCCAACCATCATCATGAGCGCAGTCCTCGGCCTCCTCATGGCCTTCCTCGCCTACGGCCGCCTGGTCCTGAAGCCCATCCTTTGA
- a CDS encoding Fic family protein: MNTFAAAAPVRRPSCVSDRHVSGSSREEDGWVIFDRRYWPGDGFADQLTFALRHEEIDLLVLKRIFEAVPRHEMEAFVRSAPTGGTARRGWFLYETLMGRTLDVDDAPRAAAVDVLDGETYFTGKGRASKRHRVRDNLLGTGRFCPVIRRTQALTEFLDLDLPAKARETIGRTGAHLIARAASFLLLADSRASFEIEGERPPRTRLERWGRAIQQAGKNRLTLEEILRLQRVLIEDTRFVRAGLRVEGVFLGERDRDGDPLPEFIGARASDVGELMAGLLEANDRMREDSLDAVLMAAATAFGFVYIHPFQDGNGRMHRCLIHHVLTEGRFTPPGLVFPVSSVMLERVEEYRSTLQAHSAPLMRFIEWRPTPQRNVEVLNETADLYRYFDCTEEAEFLASCVRRTVEEDLPREIDYLGRHDVATRRIMEAVEMPDQMAADLVAFIRQNQGSLSKRRRSGEFGALRDEEVSLIEGIVRAAFEGYPR; the protein is encoded by the coding sequence GTGAACACTTTCGCTGCCGCGGCGCCTGTCCGACGTCCGAGTTGTGTATCCGACCGGCATGTCAGCGGCAGTTCCAGGGAAGAGGACGGTTGGGTCATCTTTGACCGGCGCTACTGGCCCGGGGACGGCTTTGCCGACCAACTGACCTTCGCCTTGAGGCATGAGGAGATCGACCTCCTGGTGCTGAAGAGAATCTTCGAAGCGGTTCCGAGGCACGAGATGGAGGCGTTTGTCCGGTCGGCTCCGACAGGGGGCACCGCGCGTCGAGGCTGGTTCCTCTACGAGACGTTGATGGGCCGCACCCTGGATGTCGATGATGCGCCGCGCGCTGCCGCTGTCGATGTACTCGATGGGGAAACCTATTTCACCGGCAAGGGACGCGCGTCGAAGCGCCACCGTGTGCGGGACAATTTATTGGGCACAGGCCGGTTCTGCCCTGTGATCCGGCGCACCCAGGCCCTGACGGAATTCCTGGACCTGGATCTGCCGGCCAAGGCCCGCGAGACGATTGGGCGGACGGGTGCCCATCTGATTGCCCGCGCGGCCAGTTTCTTGCTGCTGGCTGACAGCCGGGCCAGCTTTGAGATTGAAGGAGAGAGACCGCCGCGCACCCGTCTGGAGCGATGGGGCCGGGCGATCCAGCAGGCGGGCAAGAACCGGCTGACTCTGGAAGAGATCCTCCGGTTGCAGCGCGTGCTCATCGAAGACACCCGATTCGTTCGTGCCGGTCTTCGAGTCGAGGGGGTGTTCCTGGGCGAGCGCGACCGGGATGGCGACCCTTTGCCCGAGTTCATCGGCGCGCGCGCGAGTGACGTTGGCGAGTTGATGGCGGGCTTGCTGGAAGCGAACGACCGCATGCGCGAGGACAGCCTGGACGCCGTCCTGATGGCCGCCGCGACCGCGTTTGGATTCGTATACATCCATCCGTTCCAGGACGGCAATGGGCGGATGCACCGATGCCTGATTCATCATGTCCTGACAGAAGGGCGGTTTACACCACCCGGACTGGTGTTCCCGGTATCCTCTGTGATGCTGGAGCGTGTGGAGGAATATCGGTCCACGCTGCAGGCTCATTCCGCACCACTGATGCGATTCATCGAATGGCGGCCGACACCGCAACGGAACGTCGAGGTGCTGAACGAGACGGCGGATCTGTACCGGTATTTCGACTGTACCGAGGAAGCGGAGTTCCTTGCCTCGTGTGTCCGGCGTACCGTCGAAGAGGATCTGCCGCGGGAGATCGATTACCTGGGCAGGCACGATGTGGCCACGCGACGAATCATGGAGGCGGTGGAAATGCCCGACCAGATGGCGGCCGACCTGGTGGCGTTCATCCGGCAGAATCAAGGGAGCCTCTCGAAGCGGCGGCGGAGCGGAGAATTTGGTGCATTGCGAGACGAGGAAGTGAGTCTCATTGAAGGGATTGTGCGAGCGGCGTTTGAGGGGTATCCGCGGTGA
- a CDS encoding serine hydrolase translates to MPAPFRHSSLAVTLLMVLLPFSSVFGQTGTPPIPPFDDFMNGLLTKHKIPGGSLAVVKDGRLLMARGYGMADPANKLQAQPDSRYRIASLSKFITAVTVLHLVEQGKLTLDQKAFALLPDLTAPFGTQEDDRLSSITIANLLTHTGGWDDSSAGSGFDPMFASPTITAALGVSGPASSENTIRYMRGQKLDFDPGLYYRYSNFGYNVLGRIIERVTGMSYEQYVRTQVLAPMGIAGTRIGNSLASGRLPGEVAYSPNGITDNVFPEDADQQVPWPYGGWCVECQDAHGGWVTTVIDYARFMTAVEGRRGSSFLTPDSIAAMTARPGARDWDNASAWYGFGIMVRPVTGGQNWWHSGSTDGTTTYQIRSSNGFNWIVFLNWRPATNDGINAIQNEIDSGLWNASSKVTSWPDVDYFATSYPDVDPAQAAAQPFISARDGVLNSATLDRGVVSGSWGLIRGSNLAPGTRGWTPEDISRNRMPTSLDGVSVLVNGEPAYLFSVSPAEIAFQAPQDLPSGWLPVEVKINDVSTGMVLAHITRNAPGLFTYQENGVTYASASQDDGSELTDGGATPGQVISLFATGLEPTRAGIVASMAQQAQMPVVTIGGINAKVRTTALVGPGVFVITAVVPDMPSGDQAIVLTSNGVDSPFGVFLKVASSQSGN, encoded by the coding sequence ATGCCAGCCCCATTTCGCCATTCAAGCCTTGCCGTCACTTTGTTGATGGTCCTGCTGCCTTTCTCGTCTGTCTTTGGACAAACCGGGACTCCGCCCATTCCGCCCTTCGACGACTTCATGAATGGTCTGCTGACCAAACATAAGATCCCGGGCGGATCCCTGGCGGTCGTTAAAGACGGCCGCCTCCTCATGGCTCGCGGGTACGGGATGGCCGACCCGGCCAACAAGCTCCAGGCGCAGCCGGACTCGCGTTACCGGATCGCCAGCCTGTCGAAGTTCATCACCGCCGTGACGGTTCTCCACCTTGTGGAGCAGGGCAAGCTCACGCTGGATCAAAAGGCGTTCGCTCTGCTTCCGGACCTCACGGCGCCATTCGGTACCCAGGAAGATGACCGCCTCTCGTCCATCACAATCGCCAATCTTCTGACGCATACCGGCGGTTGGGATGACAGCAGTGCCGGTAGCGGGTTCGACCCGATGTTCGCCAGTCCAACAATCACGGCGGCGCTTGGCGTATCCGGCCCAGCTTCCTCCGAGAACACCATCCGCTATATGCGAGGGCAGAAACTCGATTTCGACCCCGGTCTTTATTACCGGTATAGCAACTTCGGCTACAACGTCCTCGGACGCATTATCGAACGCGTCACCGGCATGAGTTACGAGCAGTACGTTCGCACGCAGGTCCTGGCGCCAATGGGTATCGCCGGCACTCGTATCGGAAACTCACTGGCCTCCGGAAGACTGCCCGGCGAGGTCGCATACTCGCCCAATGGCATCACCGACAATGTCTTCCCGGAAGACGCTGACCAGCAGGTGCCCTGGCCCTACGGAGGCTGGTGTGTCGAATGCCAGGATGCCCATGGAGGATGGGTCACGACGGTCATTGACTATGCCCGCTTCATGACCGCTGTCGAAGGTCGCCGTGGAAGCTCCTTCCTTACACCGGACAGCATCGCGGCGATGACAGCACGTCCCGGTGCCCGCGACTGGGACAATGCCTCAGCCTGGTATGGATTTGGCATCATGGTCCGCCCGGTGACCGGAGGGCAGAACTGGTGGCACAGCGGATCGACCGACGGCACCACGACGTACCAGATCCGCTCGAGCAACGGCTTCAATTGGATCGTGTTTCTGAACTGGCGGCCTGCGACCAACGACGGCATCAACGCCATCCAGAACGAGATCGATTCGGGCCTCTGGAACGCCTCGTCCAAGGTGACCTCCTGGCCGGATGTGGACTACTTCGCGACGTCATACCCGGACGTCGATCCCGCACAGGCCGCCGCGCAACCATTCATCAGTGCTCGCGATGGCGTGCTTAACAGCGCGACCCTCGATCGCGGAGTGGTTTCCGGCTCGTGGGGTTTGATCCGCGGCTCCAATCTGGCGCCGGGCACTCGTGGCTGGACTCCTGAAGACATCTCGCGCAACCGCATGCCAACGTCGCTTGACGGCGTCTCCGTTCTGGTCAATGGCGAGCCCGCCTACCTCTTCTCGGTGAGCCCGGCGGAGATCGCCTTCCAAGCCCCGCAGGACCTTCCTTCCGGATGGCTGCCAGTGGAAGTGAAGATCAACGATGTCAGCACAGGAATGGTGCTTGCGCACATCACGCGCAACGCGCCTGGTCTGTTCACGTACCAGGAAAATGGGGTGACCTACGCCAGTGCCTCGCAGGACGACGGTTCGGAACTGACCGATGGTGGCGCAACGCCCGGCCAGGTCATCAGCCTGTTCGCGACCGGCCTGGAGCCAACGCGAGCAGGCATTGTGGCGTCGATGGCGCAGCAGGCGCAGATGCCCGTCGTTACGATTGGCGGCATCAACGCGAAGGTTCGCACCACCGCGCTCGTCGGACCCGGCGTCTTTGTAATTACAGCCGTGGTTCCGGACATGCCGTCGGGAGATCAGGCGATCGTCCTGACCTCCAATGGCGTCGATTCTCCGTTCGGCGTGTTCTTGAAGGTCGCATCCAGTCAATCCGGCAATTGA
- a CDS encoding TonB-dependent receptor, protein MKLKPVWIALAILVLSAALAFSQAVNGTLLGTITDASGATVPNAKVTITEANTGTTRSLQTNESGNYVFSDVPPGLYTVAAELTGFKRSSRPGVELTINSSPRVDLVLQPGNVSESIEVTAATPLLQTDRADTGSQLTTVQTANLPLGTGRNYQNLLNLVPGTTRASYQHSQFFNAANSLQTQVNGNMRQGNNYMIEGVDNNQRTGLLQIMVPPIEAIQTVAVSTSNFDAELGRASGAVTNVQLKSGGNELHGSGYEFLRNSEFNARNFFDPSIGHQSYNYLGGNIGGAIIKNKLFFFGDYLRVWDHQSNTNQVSIPQTDLRTGNLGRSTSTIYDPATGAADGTGRTPFAGNIIPSSRINPISTKLLALVPQPNLGSGDTNNYFSLLPFKKDSDSFDYKMDWNISDKDRVTGRFSYARPVTYQAPIFGIAGGPTQGSGGGFAGTGIQKTYSAGLNYNRMVTNTLMTEVRLGVAHYNNVAQNSDYGTKASDSLGIPGVNLDEYSSGIVGIILNGGYTDYTIGYVNSLPWKRAEANIDVVNSWTKNLSNHTIKWGADIRRIRDELLQMQTFSSRGLYRFADGQTSTPGAKTSFMNNVASFLLDTPNQAGRDLATYFPAYRAWNFFFYAQDTWVVNSKLTVNIGLRYELYPPATPRLAKGFSNYNFVNNTLEVAGVGSVPMNLGIENHKNYIAPRTGIAYRFNDKTVVRTGFGISYTPFPDNSYAYNYPVRANNQFDPAVASYGAAVLPNGQTASFQNGFPAPIQVDIPTDGIIKNPPISSSYNVVNKSFKNPSVVSWNFAVQRQLPGNFVLDLTYVGSHGVDQVVNYNLNAGMVLGAGNNGRAQYPSLKRTADTNLLFAGFSTSYNALQMKLDRRFTNGFAVTTAYTYGKGMGFQQGDDGGPRFYINFRRNYSRNDFDRTHTFVQSYVYELPFGHGKRWLSSGIGAATIGGWRVNGVLTLMTGTPMWFGYSGTNLNAPGNSQTPDIIAPIQILHGINKGNQWFSTSSFAAPVGAVFGNAGRNLLSGPGFFNLDASIFKTFKLTERINLEVRGESFSVTNTPQFNNPNTTLGDANFGYVTGAGGARGLQLGLKLNF, encoded by the coding sequence ATGAAGCTGAAGCCTGTTTGGATCGCGCTAGCGATCCTGGTTCTGTCGGCTGCGCTCGCGTTCTCGCAAGCCGTAAACGGAACACTCCTCGGAACCATCACCGACGCCAGCGGCGCAACGGTGCCAAATGCAAAAGTCACAATCACGGAAGCGAACACGGGAACGACCCGCTCCCTGCAAACCAATGAAAGCGGCAACTACGTCTTCTCCGACGTCCCCCCCGGCCTCTATACCGTCGCGGCGGAGTTGACGGGCTTTAAGCGGTCATCACGGCCCGGCGTTGAACTCACCATCAACAGCTCGCCCCGTGTGGACCTCGTCCTCCAGCCCGGCAACGTGTCCGAGAGCATCGAAGTGACCGCGGCCACCCCGCTGCTACAGACCGACCGTGCCGATACCGGCAGCCAGTTGACCACCGTACAAACGGCGAACCTGCCGCTCGGCACCGGCCGCAACTACCAGAACCTGCTGAACCTGGTGCCCGGCACCACGCGCGCGTCCTATCAGCACTCGCAGTTCTTCAACGCCGCCAACTCCCTGCAGACGCAGGTGAACGGCAACATGCGCCAGGGCAACAACTACATGATCGAGGGCGTGGACAACAACCAGCGCACCGGCCTGCTGCAGATCATGGTTCCCCCCATCGAAGCCATCCAGACCGTGGCCGTATCCACCTCCAACTTCGACGCCGAACTGGGCCGAGCCTCCGGCGCCGTCACCAACGTCCAGCTGAAATCCGGCGGCAACGAACTCCACGGCTCCGGCTACGAATTCCTGCGCAACAGCGAATTCAATGCCCGCAACTTCTTCGATCCGTCCATCGGCCACCAGAGCTACAACTACCTCGGCGGCAACATCGGCGGCGCCATCATCAAGAACAAGCTCTTCTTCTTCGGCGACTACCTGCGCGTCTGGGATCACCAGAGCAATACCAATCAGGTCAGCATTCCGCAGACGGATCTCCGCACCGGTAACCTGGGCCGGTCGACCTCGACAATCTATGATCCGGCCACCGGCGCCGCGGACGGCACGGGCCGTACACCCTTCGCCGGCAATATCATTCCTTCCAGCCGCATCAATCCAATCTCGACCAAACTCCTGGCGCTGGTGCCTCAACCCAACCTCGGCAGCGGCGACACCAATAATTACTTCTCGCTCCTGCCCTTCAAGAAGGACAGTGACTCGTTCGACTACAAGATGGATTGGAACATCTCCGACAAGGACCGCGTGACGGGGCGCTTCAGCTACGCTCGTCCGGTCACCTACCAGGCCCCCATCTTCGGCATCGCTGGCGGACCCACTCAGGGTTCCGGCGGCGGCTTTGCCGGCACTGGCATCCAGAAAACCTACAGCGCCGGCTTGAACTACAACCGGATGGTGACCAATACATTGATGACGGAGGTCCGTCTTGGCGTCGCCCACTACAACAACGTCGCGCAGAACTCCGACTACGGCACGAAGGCATCGGACTCGCTCGGCATCCCGGGCGTCAACCTCGATGAATATTCCAGCGGCATCGTCGGCATCATCCTGAACGGCGGCTATACCGATTACACAATCGGCTACGTGAACAGCCTCCCCTGGAAGCGCGCCGAAGCCAATATCGATGTCGTCAACTCGTGGACCAAGAACTTGTCAAACCACACCATCAAGTGGGGCGCCGACATCCGCCGCATTCGCGATGAACTGCTCCAGATGCAGACGTTCAGCTCGCGCGGTCTCTACCGGTTCGCCGACGGCCAGACATCAACGCCCGGAGCCAAGACCTCGTTCATGAACAACGTCGCCAGCTTCCTGCTCGACACACCAAACCAGGCCGGCCGCGATCTCGCTACCTACTTCCCGGCCTATCGCGCCTGGAACTTCTTCTTCTATGCCCAGGACACCTGGGTCGTGAACTCCAAGCTGACCGTGAATATCGGGCTGCGCTACGAGCTCTATCCGCCGGCCACACCGCGGCTTGCCAAGGGCTTCTCCAACTACAACTTCGTCAACAACACCCTCGAAGTGGCTGGCGTGGGCAGCGTCCCCATGAACCTCGGCATCGAGAATCATAAGAACTACATCGCGCCCCGCACCGGTATTGCTTACCGCTTCAACGACAAGACTGTCGTCCGCACAGGGTTCGGCATCAGCTACACCCCGTTCCCGGACAACAGCTACGCCTACAACTACCCCGTCCGCGCCAACAACCAGTTCGATCCCGCGGTCGCCAGCTACGGCGCGGCGGTCCTGCCCAACGGCCAGACGGCCTCGTTCCAGAACGGCTTCCCCGCCCCCATCCAGGTCGACATCCCGACGGACGGCATTATCAAGAATCCGCCCATCAGTTCCTCCTACAACGTCGTCAACAAGAGCTTCAAGAATCCCTCGGTGGTGAGCTGGAACTTCGCCGTTCAGCGCCAACTGCCTGGTAACTTTGTACTCGACCTGACGTACGTCGGCAGCCACGGCGTGGATCAGGTTGTGAACTACAATCTCAACGCCGGCATGGTGCTCGGGGCCGGCAATAACGGCCGTGCACAATACCCCTCGCTCAAGCGCACAGCCGACACCAACCTGCTGTTCGCCGGCTTCTCCACCAGCTACAACGCCCTCCAGATGAAGCTCGATCGCCGCTTCACCAACGGTTTCGCGGTCACCACCGCTTACACCTACGGCAAGGGCATGGGCTTCCAGCAGGGTGATGACGGCGGCCCGCGCTTCTATATCAACTTCCGCCGCAACTACTCGCGCAACGACTTCGACCGCACCCACACCTTCGTGCAGAGCTATGTGTACGAGCTCCCGTTCGGCCACGGCAAGCGCTGGCTCAGCTCGGGCATCGGCGCCGCCACGATCGGCGGATGGCGCGTCAACGGCGTCCTGACGCTGATGACGGGTACGCCCATGTGGTTCGGCTACAGCGGCACCAACCTGAACGCACCCGGCAATTCCCAGACCCCGGACATCATTGCACCCATCCAGATCCTGCATGGGATCAATAAGGGCAACCAGTGGTTCAGCACTTCGAGCTTCGCGGCTCCAGTCGGCGCCGTGTTCGGCAATGCCGGACGTAATCTCCTCTCCGGCCCCGGCTTCTTCAACCTCGACGCCTCCATCTTCAAGACCTTCAAGTTGACCGAACGGATCAATCTGGAAGTTCGCGGAGAAAGCTTCAGCGTGACCAACACGCCGCAATTCAACAACCCCAATACCACGCTCGGTGACGCAAACTTCGGTTACGTGACCGGCGCCGGCGGCGCCCGCGGCCTGCAGTTGGGCCTCAAGCTCAACTTCTAG
- a CDS encoding sugar porter family MFS transporter has product MNSRIFFWAITSALAGFLFGFDTIVISGAEQTIQRLWGLSPGFHGLVMGSALYGTVLGSLLGGWPTDQFGRRKTLLFIGILYVISAVGCGFATGPLMFVIARILGGIGIGVSTVAAPLYISEIAPPAYRGRLSGMFQFNIVFGVLVAFISNALIAQVGGVNSWRWMLGIAAFPSVIYAVMCLGLPESPRWLLSRKHDRAAGLKVLRLIEPDLSEAQLQAHAEEMSSANTSQTVASAFWTPRLRIPILLAILVAFFNQLSGINAVNYFAPRIFEMAGLTEKAALLQSVGIGIVNIIFTILGLSLIDKLGRRTLLYIGSFGYILSLGLTSWAFATQHYSIVPACIFFFIAAHAMGQGTVIWVLLSEIFPNRHRAEGQALGSFTHWLFAALLTTLFPMMVSAFAPAQIFLFFCSMMVLQLIWVKVMVPETKGVALEDMQQTLGLDVEH; this is encoded by the coding sequence ATGAACTCTCGCATCTTCTTTTGGGCCATCACATCAGCACTGGCCGGCTTTCTCTTCGGCTTCGACACGATTGTCATCTCCGGCGCGGAACAGACCATTCAGCGTTTGTGGGGCCTCAGCCCCGGATTCCACGGCCTCGTGATGGGGTCCGCCCTCTACGGCACCGTCCTGGGCTCCCTGTTGGGCGGCTGGCCGACTGATCAATTCGGCCGCAGGAAAACGCTCCTCTTCATCGGCATTCTCTACGTAATCTCGGCGGTGGGCTGCGGCTTCGCCACCGGACCGCTGATGTTCGTCATCGCCCGCATCCTGGGCGGCATCGGCATCGGCGTCTCCACCGTGGCCGCCCCGCTCTACATCTCCGAAATCGCCCCGCCCGCTTATCGCGGCCGCCTGTCGGGCATGTTCCAGTTCAACATTGTCTTTGGCGTCCTCGTCGCCTTCATCTCTAATGCATTGATAGCCCAGGTCGGAGGTGTAAACTCCTGGCGCTGGATGCTCGGCATCGCCGCCTTCCCCTCCGTCATCTACGCCGTCATGTGCCTCGGACTCCCCGAGAGCCCCCGCTGGCTGCTCAGCCGCAAACACGACAGGGCGGCCGGACTCAAGGTATTGCGCCTCATTGAACCGGACCTCTCCGAAGCCCAGCTGCAAGCCCATGCCGAGGAAATGTCGTCCGCAAACACATCACAGACCGTCGCCTCGGCCTTCTGGACGCCCCGCCTGCGCATCCCCATCCTTCTCGCGATCCTCGTTGCCTTCTTCAACCAGCTCTCTGGCATCAACGCCGTGAACTACTTCGCGCCCCGCATCTTCGAGATGGCCGGGCTGACCGAAAAGGCCGCGCTGCTGCAATCGGTTGGCATCGGCATCGTCAATATCATCTTCACCATCCTCGGCCTCTCCCTGATCGACAAACTGGGCCGGCGCACCCTCCTCTACATCGGTTCGTTCGGCTACATCCTCTCGCTGGGCCTGACGTCCTGGGCGTTCGCAACCCAGCACTACTCCATCGTCCCCGCCTGCATCTTCTTCTTCATCGCCGCCCACGCCATGGGCCAGGGTACCGTGATCTGGGTCCTCCTCTCAGAGATCTTCCCCAACCGGCACCGGGCGGAGGGTCAGGCCCTCGGCAGTTTCACGCACTGGCTGTTCGCCGCCTTGCTGACGACCCTCTTCCCCATGATGGTCTCGGCTTTCGCACCGGCCCAGATCTTCCTTTTCTTCTGCAGCATGATGGTGCTTCAGCTCATCTGGGTGAAAGTCATGGTGCCCGAAACCAAAGGCGTGGCCCTGGAAGACATGCAACAAACGCTCGGACTCGACGTGGAGCACTGA